One segment of Rhipicephalus sanguineus isolate Rsan-2018 chromosome 6, BIME_Rsan_1.4, whole genome shotgun sequence DNA contains the following:
- the LOC119395973 gene encoding dnaJ homolog subfamily B member 9, giving the protein MKWWPVFLLVWAAVLTVATAAEEEDYYKLLGVKRTASDREIKKAFRKLALKYHPDKNKAPDAEEKFKNIAQAYEVLSDAEKRKKYDQFGSSAFKQGGDGANSQFHDFDMHDFFRHFDDAFNFHQQQHGRAHFHHGHPDFGQQKPHQHHRHGGPHSFFGNAFNMDDLFSDFDDERDGWMGGGGGPFGEVFGGGDSFASSHFARHAQNHHSNMFHQRSGGQGHCKTVTQRVGNMVTTYTQCS; this is encoded by the exons ATGAAGTGGTGGCCAGTGTTTCTTTTGGTGTGGGCAGCGGTCTTGACGGTGGCAACAGCGGCGGAGGAGGAAGACTACTACAAGCTGTTGGGCGTCAAGCGCACGGCCTCTGATCGGGAGATCAAGAAGGCGTTCCGCAAGCTGGCCCTCAAGTACCACCCGGACAAGAACAAGGCACCAGACGCCGAGGAAAAGTTCAAGAATATCGCGCAAG CTTACGAGGTCCTGTCAGATGCCGAGAAGCGCAAGAAGTATGACCAATTTGGCAGCTCCGCCTTCAAGCAAGGCGGCGACGGAGCCAACTCGCAGTTCCACGACTTCGACATGCACGACTTCTTCCGCCACTTCGACGACGCCTTCAACTTCCACCAGCAGCAGCACGGCAGGGCGCACTTCCACCACGGCCATCCCGACTTTGGCCAGCAGAAGCCCCACCAACACCATCGCCACGGTGGCCCACACTCATTCTTCGGCAACGCGTTCAACATGGACGACCTCTTTTCCGACTTCGACGACGAACGTGACGGCTGGATGGGTGGCGGTGGCGGGCCCTTCGGGGAAGTCTTCGGCGGTGGTGACTCCTTTGCGAGTTCGCACTTTGCGCGCCATGCGCAGAATCACCACAGCAACATGTTTCACCAGCGGAGTGGTG GGCAAGGCCACTGCAAGACTGTCACGCAGAGAGTTGGCAACATGGTGACAACGTACACCCAGTGCTCGTAA